The Thermosinus carboxydivorans Nor1 DNA segment AAAAAGGCAAACCTTAACTAGACCCACCAATATCCACATCAAGATGGTAATATATGGTAACTGGTGGACAAAGAAAAATGGTCTTTTTAATCGGTTATGTCAGACTCCCCCTTCTGGTTTATAAATTCGGTTGGTACGCAGCAGAGAATCGACCAACCGTACCAGTTTACGGGCTGTAAGCGCAAGGGCACGTTTTGTGGCAAAGGTTTTAGGCTCGGCCAGCTTCTGAGCGTAATACCGGGCGAAAACAGGGTCGTGCACCCTGACACTGTTTGCCGCTTCCATCAAATAATACCTCAGATAGCGGTTGCCGGAAAGAATAAGCCTTGATTGGGCTGCCGTAAAGTTGCCTGATTGATGCTCAGTCCAAGCAAGACCGGCAAATTTAGCTAATTGGCGATGATTTTTAAATTGGTTGATATCGCCAATTTCGGCCAAAATACCGGCGG contains these protein-coding regions:
- a CDS encoding IS110 family RNA-guided transposase, with amino-acid sequence DSVNLAMASLIRVIRTLQEQIKSLNKAIEDHLATIPQTLDTVPGIGPIFAAGILAEIGDINQFKNHRQLAKFAGLAWTEHQSGNFTAAQSRLILSGNRYLRYYLMEAANSVRVHDPVFARYYAQKLAEPKTFATKRALALTARKLVRLVDSLLRTNRIYKPEGGV